The Seriola aureovittata isolate HTS-2021-v1 ecotype China chromosome 2, ASM2101889v1, whole genome shotgun sequence genome has a segment encoding these proteins:
- the LOC130177579 gene encoding ras-related protein rab7-like encodes MTSRKKVLLKVIILGDSGVGKTSLMNQYVNKKFSNQYKATIGADFLTKEVMVDDRLVTMQIWDTAGQERFQSLGVAFYRGADCCVLVFDVTAPNTFKTLDSWRDEFLIQASPRDPENFPFVVLGNKIDLENRQVTTKRAQAWCQSKNNIPYFETSAKEAINVEQAFQTIARNALKQETEVELYNEFPEPIKLDRNDGVKPPPESCSC; translated from the exons ATGACATCCAGGAAGAAAGTGCTGTTGAAAGTCATCATCCTGGGAGATTCTGG TGTTGGAAAGACCTCCCTAATGAACCAGTATGTGAACAAGAAGTTTAGTAACCAGTACAAAGCGACAATAGGAGCAGACTTCCTGACCAAGGAGGTGATGGTGGACGACCGGCTTGTTACAATGCAG ATCTGGGACACGGCTGGCCAGGAGAGGTTCCAGTCCTTGGGTGTTGCGTTCTACCGTGGAGCAGACTGCTGTGTGCTGGTGTTTGATGTGACTGCACCCAATACCTTCAAGACACTCGACAGCTGGAGGGATGAGTTTCTGATCCAGGCCAGCCCCCGAGATCCTGAGAACTTCCCCTTTGTGGTGCTAGGCAACAAGATTGACTTGGAGAATAGACAG GTAACCACCAAAAGGGCTCAGGCTTGGTGTCAGAGTAAGAACAACATCCCCTACTTTGAGACCAGCGCCAAAGAAGCCATAAATGTAGAACAGGCATTCCAAACAATTGCACGTAACGCCCTCAAACAG GAGACAGAGGTGGAGTTGTATAATGAATTCCCAGAGCCCATTAAACTGGATAGGAATGACGGAGTTAAGCCTCCACCAGAAAGCTGCAGCTGCTAA
- the arpc4 gene encoding actin-related protein 2/3 complex subunit 4: protein MTATLRPYLNAVRATLQAALCLENFSSQVVERHNKPEVEVRSSKELLLQPVIISRNDKEKVLIEGSINSVRVSIAVKQADEIEKILCHKFMRFMMMRAENFFILRRKPVEGYDISFLITNFHTEQMYKHKLVDFVIHFMEEIDKEISEMKLSVNARARIVAEEFLKNF, encoded by the exons ATG ACGGCAACCTTGCGTCCATATCTCAATGCGGTGCGTGCCACTCTGCAGGCCGCCCTCTGTCTGGAAAATTTCTCCTCACAAGTAGTGGAGAGACACAACAAGCCAGAGGTGGAAGTTCG GAGTAGTAAAGAACTGCTCCTGCAGCCTGTGATAATCAGCCGTAATGACAAGGAGAAGGTTCTGATCGAGGGATCCATCAACTCCGTCAGAGTCAGCATCGCTGTAAAGCAG GCAGATGAGATTGAGAAGATTCTGTGCCACAAGTTCATGCGCTTCATGATGATGAGAGCAGAGAACTTCTTCATCCTGAGGCGGAAGCCAGTGGAG GGCTATGACATCAGTTTTCTCATCACCAACTTCCACACAGAGCAGatgtacaaacacaaactggtGGACTTTGTTATTCATTTCATGGAGGAAATTGACAAGGAGATCAGTGAAATGAAGCTGTCTGTCAATGCCAGGGCTCGTATTGTCGCTGAAGAGTTTCTCAAAAAT TTCTGA
- the pfkfb4b gene encoding 6-phosphofructo-2-kinase/fructose-2,6-bisphosphatase 4b isoform X3 has product MRGSCCPRNARDRAVCMTNCPTLIVTVGLPARGKTYISKKLTRYLNWIGVPTKEFNVGQYRRECLKIYKSFEFFRPDNEEGLKIRRQCAMAALNDVRQYLSVEGGQVAVFDATNTTRERRGTIVKFAEQNGFKVFFVESVCEDPDVIAQNIVQVKLGSPDYIDCNTEEAIDDFMKRIKCYESSYQPLDEILDRDLSYIKIMDVGHRYLVNRVLDHIQSRIVYYLMNIHITPRSIYLCRHGESDLNIMGRIGGDSGLSTRGKEFARSLRKFIQEQNIKDLKVWTSQMKRTIQTAECLGVPYEQWKYLNEIDAGVCEEMMYEEIQEHYPLEFALRDQDKYRYRYPKGESYEDLVQRLEPVIMELERQENVLVICHQAVMRCLLAYFLDKTADELPYLKCPLHTVLKLTPMAYGCKVESVSLGVEAVNTHRDRPENVNVQRSTEDALQTVPAHF; this is encoded by the exons ATGAGGGGCTCCTGCTGCCCGAGAAACGCGCGGGACAGGGCAG tatGTATGACAAATTGCCCGACCCTGATTGTGACTGTAGGACTTCCAGCCCGAGGGAAGACTTACATTTCAAAGAAACTCACTCGCTACCTAAACTGGATAGGTGTGCCAACCAAAg AGTTCAATGTTGGCCAGTATCGAAGAGAATGTCTAAAGATCTACAAGTCCTTTGAGTTTTTCCGTCCAGATAATGAAGAAGGCTTAAAAATCAGACG TCAGTGTGCGATGGCAGCACTCAATGATGTTCGGCAGTACCTGAGTGTTGAAGGAGGACAGGTGGCG GTCTTTGATGCCACAAATACaacaagagaaagaagaggtACCATCGTCAAGTTCGCTGAGCAGAATGGGTTCAAG GTGTTTTTTgtggagtctgtgtgtgaggacCCAGATGTTATTGCACAAAATATAGTG CAAGTGAAGTTGGGCAGCCCAGACTATATTGACTGCAACACAGAGGAGGCCATTGACGACTTCATGAAGAGAATCAAGTGTTATGAGTCCTCCTATCAGCCTCTGGACGAGATTCTGGACAG GGACCTGTCCTACATAAAAATCATGGATGTGGGCCATCGTTACCTGGTGAACCGTGTTCTTGACCACATCCAAAGCCGAATTGTCTACTACCTGATGAACATCCACATTACACCGCGCTCTATCTACCTGTGTCGCCACGGTGAGAGCGACCTCAACATCATGGGACGCATCGGAGGAGACTCTGGCTTGTCTACGAGAGGAAAAGAG TTTGCCAGAAGTCTGAGGAAATTCATCCAGGAACAGAATATCAAAGATCTGAAGGTGTGGACGAGCCAGATGAAGAGGACAATACAGACAGCAGAGTGCCTAGGAGTGCCATACGAACAATGGAAGTATCTCAACGAAATAGACGCT ggtgtgtgtgaggaaatgaTGTATGAGGAGATTCAAGAGCATTACCCTCTGGAGTTTGCACTGAGAGACCAAGACAAGTACCGCTACCGCTATCCAAAAGGAGAG TCATATGAAGACCTGGTGCAGCGACTGGAGCCTGTGATCATGGAGCTGGAAAGACAGGAGAATGTTCTAGTCATTTGTCACCAAGCTGTGATGCGCTGTCTTCTTGCATATTTCCTGGACAAGACTGCAG ACGAGTTGCCTTATCTTAAGTGCCCTTTGCACACGGTGCTGAAGTTGACCCCCATGGCTTATG GATGTAAAGTGGAGTCTGTCTCTTTAGGCGTGGAAGCTGTAAACACTCACAGAGACAGACCAGAG AATGTGAATGTCCAGCGCAGCACAGAAGACGCTCTGCAAACAGTCCCAGCTCACTTCTAA
- the pfkfb4b gene encoding 6-phosphofructo-2-kinase/fructose-2,6-bisphosphatase 4b isoform X1: protein MLDNEDFKLETSPRELTQNPLRKIWMPCRNGHIAQRRVCMTNCPTLIVTVGLPARGKTYISKKLTRYLNWIGVPTKEFNVGQYRRECLKIYKSFEFFRPDNEEGLKIRRQCAMAALNDVRQYLSVEGGQVAVFDATNTTRERRGTIVKFAEQNGFKVFFVESVCEDPDVIAQNIVQVKLGSPDYIDCNTEEAIDDFMKRIKCYESSYQPLDEILDRDLSYIKIMDVGHRYLVNRVLDHIQSRIVYYLMNIHITPRSIYLCRHGESDLNIMGRIGGDSGLSTRGKEFARSLRKFIQEQNIKDLKVWTSQMKRTIQTAECLGVPYEQWKYLNEIDAGVCEEMMYEEIQEHYPLEFALRDQDKYRYRYPKGESYEDLVQRLEPVIMELERQENVLVICHQAVMRCLLAYFLDKTADELPYLKCPLHTVLKLTPMAYGCKVESVSLGVEAVNTHRDRPENVNVQRSTEDALQTVPAHF from the exons ATGTTAGACAACGAAGATTTTAAGTTGGAGACTTCCCCGCGGGAGCTCACCCAGAACCCGCTCAGGAAAATTTGGATGCCTTGCAGAAACGGGCACATAGCTCAGAGACGGG tatGTATGACAAATTGCCCGACCCTGATTGTGACTGTAGGACTTCCAGCCCGAGGGAAGACTTACATTTCAAAGAAACTCACTCGCTACCTAAACTGGATAGGTGTGCCAACCAAAg AGTTCAATGTTGGCCAGTATCGAAGAGAATGTCTAAAGATCTACAAGTCCTTTGAGTTTTTCCGTCCAGATAATGAAGAAGGCTTAAAAATCAGACG TCAGTGTGCGATGGCAGCACTCAATGATGTTCGGCAGTACCTGAGTGTTGAAGGAGGACAGGTGGCG GTCTTTGATGCCACAAATACaacaagagaaagaagaggtACCATCGTCAAGTTCGCTGAGCAGAATGGGTTCAAG GTGTTTTTTgtggagtctgtgtgtgaggacCCAGATGTTATTGCACAAAATATAGTG CAAGTGAAGTTGGGCAGCCCAGACTATATTGACTGCAACACAGAGGAGGCCATTGACGACTTCATGAAGAGAATCAAGTGTTATGAGTCCTCCTATCAGCCTCTGGACGAGATTCTGGACAG GGACCTGTCCTACATAAAAATCATGGATGTGGGCCATCGTTACCTGGTGAACCGTGTTCTTGACCACATCCAAAGCCGAATTGTCTACTACCTGATGAACATCCACATTACACCGCGCTCTATCTACCTGTGTCGCCACGGTGAGAGCGACCTCAACATCATGGGACGCATCGGAGGAGACTCTGGCTTGTCTACGAGAGGAAAAGAG TTTGCCAGAAGTCTGAGGAAATTCATCCAGGAACAGAATATCAAAGATCTGAAGGTGTGGACGAGCCAGATGAAGAGGACAATACAGACAGCAGAGTGCCTAGGAGTGCCATACGAACAATGGAAGTATCTCAACGAAATAGACGCT ggtgtgtgtgaggaaatgaTGTATGAGGAGATTCAAGAGCATTACCCTCTGGAGTTTGCACTGAGAGACCAAGACAAGTACCGCTACCGCTATCCAAAAGGAGAG TCATATGAAGACCTGGTGCAGCGACTGGAGCCTGTGATCATGGAGCTGGAAAGACAGGAGAATGTTCTAGTCATTTGTCACCAAGCTGTGATGCGCTGTCTTCTTGCATATTTCCTGGACAAGACTGCAG ACGAGTTGCCTTATCTTAAGTGCCCTTTGCACACGGTGCTGAAGTTGACCCCCATGGCTTATG GATGTAAAGTGGAGTCTGTCTCTTTAGGCGTGGAAGCTGTAAACACTCACAGAGACAGACCAGAG AATGTGAATGTCCAGCGCAGCACAGAAGACGCTCTGCAAACAGTCCCAGCTCACTTCTAA
- the pfkfb4b gene encoding 6-phosphofructo-2-kinase/fructose-2,6-bisphosphatase 4b isoform X2: MLDNEDFKLETSPRELTQNPLRKIWMPCRNGHIAQRRVCMTNCPTLIVTVGLPARGKTYISKKLTRYLNWIGVPTKEFNVGQYRRECLKIYKSFEFFRPDNEEGLKIRRQCAMAALNDVRQYLSVEGGQVAVFDATNTTRERRGTIVKFAEQNGFKVFFVESVCEDPDVIAQNIVQVKLGSPDYIDCNTEEAIDDFMKRIKCYESSYQPLDEILDRDLSYIKIMDVGHRYLVNRVLDHIQSRIVYYLMNIHITPRSIYLCRHGESDLNIMGRIGGDSGLSTRGKEFARSLRKFIQEQNIKDLKVWTSQMKRTIQTAECLGVPYEQWKYLNEIDAGVCEEMMYEEIQEHYPLEFALRDQDKYRYRYPKGESYEDLVQRLEPVIMELERQENVLVICHQAVMRCLLAYFLDKTADELPYLKCPLHTVLKLTPMAYGCKVESVSLGVEAVNTHRDRPERM; the protein is encoded by the exons ATGTTAGACAACGAAGATTTTAAGTTGGAGACTTCCCCGCGGGAGCTCACCCAGAACCCGCTCAGGAAAATTTGGATGCCTTGCAGAAACGGGCACATAGCTCAGAGACGGG tatGTATGACAAATTGCCCGACCCTGATTGTGACTGTAGGACTTCCAGCCCGAGGGAAGACTTACATTTCAAAGAAACTCACTCGCTACCTAAACTGGATAGGTGTGCCAACCAAAg AGTTCAATGTTGGCCAGTATCGAAGAGAATGTCTAAAGATCTACAAGTCCTTTGAGTTTTTCCGTCCAGATAATGAAGAAGGCTTAAAAATCAGACG TCAGTGTGCGATGGCAGCACTCAATGATGTTCGGCAGTACCTGAGTGTTGAAGGAGGACAGGTGGCG GTCTTTGATGCCACAAATACaacaagagaaagaagaggtACCATCGTCAAGTTCGCTGAGCAGAATGGGTTCAAG GTGTTTTTTgtggagtctgtgtgtgaggacCCAGATGTTATTGCACAAAATATAGTG CAAGTGAAGTTGGGCAGCCCAGACTATATTGACTGCAACACAGAGGAGGCCATTGACGACTTCATGAAGAGAATCAAGTGTTATGAGTCCTCCTATCAGCCTCTGGACGAGATTCTGGACAG GGACCTGTCCTACATAAAAATCATGGATGTGGGCCATCGTTACCTGGTGAACCGTGTTCTTGACCACATCCAAAGCCGAATTGTCTACTACCTGATGAACATCCACATTACACCGCGCTCTATCTACCTGTGTCGCCACGGTGAGAGCGACCTCAACATCATGGGACGCATCGGAGGAGACTCTGGCTTGTCTACGAGAGGAAAAGAG TTTGCCAGAAGTCTGAGGAAATTCATCCAGGAACAGAATATCAAAGATCTGAAGGTGTGGACGAGCCAGATGAAGAGGACAATACAGACAGCAGAGTGCCTAGGAGTGCCATACGAACAATGGAAGTATCTCAACGAAATAGACGCT ggtgtgtgtgaggaaatgaTGTATGAGGAGATTCAAGAGCATTACCCTCTGGAGTTTGCACTGAGAGACCAAGACAAGTACCGCTACCGCTATCCAAAAGGAGAG TCATATGAAGACCTGGTGCAGCGACTGGAGCCTGTGATCATGGAGCTGGAAAGACAGGAGAATGTTCTAGTCATTTGTCACCAAGCTGTGATGCGCTGTCTTCTTGCATATTTCCTGGACAAGACTGCAG ACGAGTTGCCTTATCTTAAGTGCCCTTTGCACACGGTGCTGAAGTTGACCCCCATGGCTTATG GATGTAAAGTGGAGTCTGTCTCTTTAGGCGTGGAAGCTGTAAACACTCACAGAGACAGACCAGAG AGAATGTAA